In a single window of the Coriobacteriia bacterium genome:
- a CDS encoding nickel-dependent hydrogenase large subunit: MANIVIDPVTRIEGHMRVECEVSGGVVKDAWVSGTLYRGMETVLLGRAPEDAFYVSQRICGVCPISHSHASSQATEAALGIKIPEGARLVRNILECAQYLHSHILWFYNLAALDYVSPINALKADIADTYALAQAAGTKPSDYGAVAKRLTAFAENGQLSILSGHYWDHPGYALPPELDLIATCHYLEALEMQAVANEVVAVIAGKFSHPMTSVPGGTAFVPTVDKLDDILFRLVRVKDFIDTALIPDTLAIAPFILDAATYGGGTGNFLSWGVFEKSDLVPENRYLPRGMSQGLKPEGVSPDDVTEYTNHSWYDSPTGLNPKEGETKVKFTEYNIDDKYSYGKAVRCKDLSTESGPLARMVVAYLAEKGGADIAGGADVRTPAKLIDSTLEALGVGGKPEILVSLLGRVAARNLEAAYVADLSLVFVSELIEALKGGDVQYWKAAEKDTGAGVGAWEAPRGSVAHWIGLDGGKIDHYQIVAPTTWDIAPRDDNGVRGPMEEALVGTPVEDAEKPLELLRIAHSFDP; encoded by the coding sequence GTGGCGAACATCGTCATCGACCCGGTCACCCGTATCGAGGGTCACATGCGCGTCGAGTGTGAGGTCAGCGGCGGGGTAGTCAAGGACGCATGGGTTTCCGGTACGCTGTACCGCGGCATGGAGACGGTCCTGCTCGGCCGTGCCCCGGAAGACGCGTTCTACGTCTCCCAGCGCATCTGCGGCGTCTGCCCGATCTCTCACAGCCACGCGTCCTCGCAGGCCACTGAAGCCGCTCTCGGCATCAAGATTCCCGAGGGCGCCCGCCTCGTCCGCAACATCCTCGAGTGCGCGCAGTATCTGCACAGCCACATCCTGTGGTTCTACAACCTTGCAGCGCTCGACTACGTGAGCCCGATCAACGCCCTCAAGGCCGACATCGCGGACACGTACGCTCTGGCACAGGCGGCAGGCACCAAGCCTTCCGATTACGGCGCCGTTGCCAAGCGGCTCACCGCGTTTGCGGAGAACGGCCAGCTGTCGATCCTCTCGGGTCACTACTGGGACCACCCCGGCTACGCGCTTCCGCCGGAGCTCGACCTCATAGCGACCTGCCACTATCTTGAGGCGCTTGAGATGCAGGCCGTGGCCAACGAGGTCGTCGCCGTCATCGCGGGCAAGTTCTCGCACCCGATGACGTCCGTCCCCGGCGGCACCGCATTCGTACCGACCGTCGACAAGCTCGACGACATCCTGTTCCGCCTTGTGCGCGTGAAGGACTTCATCGACACGGCGCTCATCCCCGACACCCTGGCGATCGCTCCGTTCATCCTGGATGCGGCGACCTACGGCGGCGGCACCGGCAACTTCCTGAGCTGGGGCGTCTTCGAGAAGAGCGATCTCGTTCCCGAGAATCGCTACCTTCCCCGGGGCATGTCTCAGGGCCTCAAGCCGGAGGGTGTCTCCCCGGACGACGTCACCGAGTACACGAACCACTCCTGGTACGACTCGCCGACGGGGCTCAACCCGAAGGAAGGCGAGACCAAGGTCAAGTTCACCGAGTACAACATCGACGACAAGTACTCCTACGGCAAGGCCGTACGCTGCAAGGACCTCTCGACCGAGTCCGGGCCACTCGCCCGCATGGTCGTGGCGTACCTCGCTGAGAAGGGCGGCGCCGACATCGCCGGCGGTGCGGATGTCCGCACACCTGCGAAGCTCATCGACTCGACCCTTGAGGCGCTGGGTGTCGGCGGCAAGCCGGAGATCCTCGTGTCGCTGCTCGGCCGCGTGGCCGCCCGTAACCTCGAGGCCGCGTATGTTGCCGATTTGTCGCTCGTGTTCGTCAGCGAACTCATCGAGGCCCTCAAGGGCGGCGACGTTCAGTACTGGAAGGCCGCCGAGAAGGACACAGGCGCCGGCGTGGGCGCGTGGGAAGCTCCTCGCGGCTCAGTCGCGCACTGGATCGGCCTCGATGGCGGCAAGATCGATCACTATCAGATCGTCGCCCCCACCACGTGGGACATCGCGCCTCGCGACGACAACGGCGTTCGCGGCCCGATGGAGGAGGCGCTTGTCGGCACCCCCGTCGAGGACGCGGAGAAGCCGCTCGAGCTGCTGCGTATCGCCCACAGCTTCGATCCTTGA
- a CDS encoding hydrogenase maturation protease: MLDENPRVLVLGIGNILMLDEGIGNRIATDLEANYRFPDDVRVMDAGTMGLGMMHLFRGVEFLLVADAVNGTGHPAGTVVRVPPEDFAPNQVLHSLHDVRFVDVLSAARLIGIMPDADCIGVQVENMSPAEITIGLTEPVEAAVPRAIAAVLYVLEERGVIAEPLAEGDTELQAAVAEAKADVARRQAERDE; encoded by the coding sequence GTGCTCGATGAGAACCCACGCGTGCTCGTGCTGGGAATCGGCAACATCCTCATGCTGGACGAAGGCATCGGCAACCGCATCGCCACCGACCTCGAGGCCAACTACCGGTTCCCCGACGACGTGCGCGTGATGGACGCCGGCACGATGGGGCTCGGTATGATGCACCTCTTCCGCGGCGTGGAGTTCCTGCTCGTGGCTGATGCGGTCAACGGCACCGGTCACCCCGCGGGCACGGTGGTGCGCGTCCCGCCCGAGGACTTCGCGCCTAACCAGGTGCTCCACTCGCTCCACGATGTGCGCTTCGTCGACGTTCTCAGCGCGGCGAGACTGATCGGCATCATGCCCGATGCCGACTGCATCGGCGTCCAGGTCGAGAATATGAGCCCCGCCGAGATCACGATCGGGCTGACGGAGCCGGTCGAGGCGGCCGTCCCGCGTGCCATCGCAGCCGTCCTCTACGTGCTCGAGGAGCGCGGCGTCATCGCCGAGCCGCTTGCCGAGGGCGACACGGAACTGCAGGCTGCGGTGGCCGAGGCGAAGGCCGATGTGGCGCGCAGGCAGGCCGAACGCGACGAGTAG
- a CDS encoding cytochrome b/b6 domain-containing protein produces the protein MSSHAHYREAHPLVFVITHWINLICMIMLAFSGFYIHYPFFDGFMGVARGMHIAAMFVIIINLTFRIIAAFFVKTAVDLGSREVDTDIKNWLPQEKNKHQLFETVKYYLFFRKEGVISAKYGSLQKIAYLATIPLTYFMAYTGFALYGPTADWGFFSGGTAMVGGPMNMRIIHYFMMWVFIVFTMIHAYLANIYNFGPSKIIFAWKETDH, from the coding sequence TTGTCCTCGCATGCACACTATCGCGAGGCCCATCCGCTGGTGTTCGTGATCACGCACTGGATTAATCTGATCTGCATGATCATGCTCGCCTTCAGCGGTTTCTACATCCACTACCCGTTCTTCGACGGGTTCATGGGCGTCGCACGCGGCATGCACATCGCTGCGATGTTCGTGATCATCATCAACCTCACGTTCCGGATCATCGCCGCCTTCTTCGTGAAGACCGCTGTGGATCTTGGCTCGCGTGAGGTGGACACGGACATCAAGAACTGGCTGCCGCAGGAGAAGAACAAGCACCAGCTCTTCGAGACGGTGAAGTACTACCTGTTCTTCCGCAAGGAAGGCGTCATCTCGGCCAAGTACGGATCGCTCCAGAAGATCGCGTACCTGGCGACCATCCCGCTCACCTACTTCATGGCCTACACCGGCTTTGCCCTCTACGGTCCCACTGCGGACTGGGGCTTCTTCTCCGGCGGGACCGCCATGGTCGGTGGCCCGATGAACATGCGGATCATCCACTACTTCATGATGTGGGTGTTCATCGTGTTCACGATGATCCACGCCTACCTGGCAAACATCTACAACTTCGGACCAAGCAAGATCATCTTTGCTTGGAAGGAGACCGACCACTAG
- a CDS encoding hydrogenase small subunit, with translation MAQEAHGAFYDLLAVRGVSRRDFLKYCSYVAATLGLSEAAAPQIAAALEKGSALKPALWLNGGSCTGCTESMAQVDSPDVATIVLELLSLNYFETIMAAAGEQAEKNIEDTIADGNFLLIYEGSVMTGEDGNTLLVNGHKGTEILAEAAAAAQAVISVGACAVDGGWVAAYPNPAGAVGVQAFLDKEKIATPVVNIPCCPMNPEWVVAMVVQWLLVADDDPALFLEKTALLTKSYTDGVYDAKVTLNYPEYVVESTIHDNCPRRGHFENGEFVSEFGTEEEAMGYCLYKVGCKGPQTYTQCPVTRWNRSVSWCVHSGAPCIGCGGLNWVDNNAPFFKRLSSMQFGSIGSAQPGSIAAVVGGVAAAALVAHGLGMKAAGRVGDGPPMEETTAYDRKHGAKKGGDK, from the coding sequence ATGGCGCAAGAGGCGCACGGTGCGTTCTACGATCTGCTTGCGGTCCGCGGCGTAAGCCGTCGTGACTTCCTCAAGTACTGCAGCTACGTTGCTGCGACGCTGGGGCTGTCAGAGGCTGCTGCTCCGCAGATCGCCGCCGCGCTGGAGAAGGGCTCCGCACTGAAGCCCGCACTCTGGCTGAACGGCGGTTCGTGCACCGGTTGTACTGAGTCGATGGCTCAGGTGGACTCTCCCGACGTCGCCACGATCGTCCTCGAACTGCTCTCACTCAACTACTTCGAGACGATCATGGCCGCCGCTGGCGAGCAGGCCGAGAAGAACATCGAAGACACGATCGCAGATGGCAACTTCCTGCTGATCTACGAAGGCTCCGTCATGACCGGTGAGGACGGCAACACCCTCCTCGTCAACGGCCACAAGGGCACCGAGATCCTCGCCGAGGCCGCAGCTGCGGCGCAGGCGGTCATCTCGGTCGGCGCATGCGCGGTCGACGGTGGCTGGGTTGCAGCCTACCCGAACCCCGCAGGCGCCGTCGGCGTTCAGGCGTTCCTCGACAAGGAGAAGATCGCGACCCCTGTCGTGAACATCCCCTGCTGCCCGATGAACCCCGAGTGGGTCGTCGCCATGGTCGTCCAGTGGCTGCTCGTGGCCGATGACGATCCGGCGCTGTTCCTTGAGAAGACCGCTCTGCTGACCAAGTCCTACACGGACGGCGTCTACGACGCCAAGGTCACGCTCAACTATCCCGAGTACGTTGTCGAATCCACGATCCACGACAACTGCCCGCGTCGTGGCCACTTCGAGAATGGCGAGTTCGTCTCCGAGTTCGGCACCGAAGAAGAGGCCATGGGCTACTGCCTGTACAAGGTCGGCTGCAAGGGTCCGCAGACCTACACACAGTGCCCGGTCACCCGCTGGAACCGCTCGGTCAGCTGGTGCGTCCACTCCGGTGCCCCGTGCATCGGCTGTGGTGGCCTGAACTGGGTGGATAACAACGCCCCGTTCTTCAAGCGCCTCTCCAGCATGCAGTTCGGCAGCATCGGTAGCGCCCAGCCTGGCAGCATCGCTGCTGTGGTCGGTGGCGTCGCCGCAGCCGCCCTCGTCGCGCACGGCCTCGGCATGAAGGCCGCCGGCCGCGTCGGCGATGGTCCTCCTATGGAGGAGACGACGGCGTACGACCGCAAGCACGGAGCAAAGAAGGGAGGCGATAAGTAG